A region from the Panicum hallii strain FIL2 chromosome 1, PHallii_v3.1, whole genome shotgun sequence genome encodes:
- the LOC112898210 gene encoding alpha-amylase/subtilisin inhibitor-like, with product MKLPLIPLLAVILSCSIGDATPLVYDTKGYELMSNSSYYILPVEKGGTGSGLKISYEWKRCNFFVAQARGKAEDGVAVRIAPPSASVYDPIFNPVAVHLSTDITITFDVVTVCVESMYWHISGKSPLSTTSYPRQHVAVGKDEDADMPFPPSPDMLFSIERYDGAVKGYKLVSCNGTGPCENLGLHAFKGKNWLTTSDPPLVVVFKKGHEYA from the coding sequence ATGAAACTTCCCCTCATTCCGCTCCTCGCCGTCATCCTCTCTTGTAGTATCGGGGATGCCACACCATTGGTCTATGACACAAAGGGTTACGAGCTGATGAGCAACTCCTCTTATTACATTCTCCCGGTAGAGAAAGGTGGGACTGGCAGTGGCCTCAAAATATCCTATGAATGGAAACGCTGCAACTTCTTCGTAGCCCAAGCACGCGGCAAGGCTGAAGACGGTGTGGCCGTGCGAATCGCGCCGCCTAGTGCTTCTGTATATGATCCTATATTTAATCCGGTCGCAGTTCATCTATCAACCGACATCACCATCACATTCGACGTCGTCACGGTATGCGTGGAGTCCATGTATTGGCACATCAGCGGCAAGTCTCCACTGTCAACGACATCATATCCACGCCAGCATGTTGCTGTCGGGAAGGACGAGGATGCTGACATGCCCTTCCCGCCGTCACCGGACATGTTGTTCAGCATCGAAAGGTACGATGGCGCGGTGAAGGGGTACAAGCTAGTCTCCTGCAATGGCACCGGACCGTGTGAGAATCTAGGGTTGCATGCTTTCAAGGGGAAGAACTGGCTCACCACAAGTGACCCGCCTTTGGTGGTCGTGTTCAAGAAAGGACACGAATATGCATAG
- the LOC112888378 gene encoding protein BOLA1, chloroplastic, which translates to MMASRGTSAVLSRAARMRQKLQSALEASALEIEDVSYQHAGHAAVKDNANETHFNIKVVSPKFEGQNLVKRHRMVYDLLSDELNSGLHAISIVAKTPKESGS; encoded by the coding sequence ATGATGGCTTCACGAGGCACCAGTGCCGTGCTTTCAAGAGCTGCTCGGATGAGGCAAAAGCTGCAGTCTGCCTTGGAGGCCAGTGCCCTAGAAATTGAAGATGTTTCTTACCAACACGCCGGGCATGCAGCTGTCAAGGATAATGCAAACGAGACGCATTTCAACATCAAGGTAGTTTCACCAAAATTTGAGGGGCAGAACCTTGTGAAGCGTCACAGGATGGTTTATGATCTTCTGTCTGATGAGCTGAACTCAGGTCTCCATGCTATCTCCATTGTTGCAAAGACACCGAAAGAGTCTGGATCCTGA
- the LOC112890752 gene encoding DEAD-box ATP-dependent RNA helicase 47A: protein MRLSIGQVHRNVLALASSRSCFVLGDRLSFRLLSQPRAAGFHQTAWHGSQIVEDRGGPLTLASLEVQNRVEYGNKEKMARTGGPKLSSRGSSSLKVKPRVSSLNVKPVKTVLPKSSGIKKTLKVDEALFSAKSFEELGLPPLLVDQLNKEGLTAPTEVQSAAIPIIAQKHDVVIQSYTGSGKTLAYLLPILSEIGPLKRPMGQDNSEKRSGIEAVIVAPSRELGMQIVREVEKILGPNDKRLVQQLVGGANRSRQEEALKKNKPIIVVGTPGRISEISAAGKLHTHGCRFLVLDEVDQLLSFNYREDMHRILEHVGRKSGTTSRDILGPLARRSERQTVLVSATIPFSVIRAARSWGHDPVLVRAKSVVPLDSITVPRPALSQTDANSSSPSNSVNQAAVGSLPPSLEHYYCTAKAQHKVDTLRRCIHALEAQTVIAFMNNTKPLKDVVFKLEARGIKATELHGDLGKLARSTVLKKFKDGEYRVLVTNELSARGLDVPECDLVVNLDLPTDSTHYAHRAGRTGRLGRKGIVVTICEENEAFVVRKMRKQLTVPIKPCEFTEGELVVHKEEDVE, encoded by the coding sequence ATGAGGCTAAGTATTGGACAAGTCCATCGAAATGTTCTTGCGCTGGCATCTTCCCGGTCGTGCTTTGTTCTTGGAGACCGTCTTTCATTCAGGCTGCTGTCACAACCACGGGCAGCTGGATTTCATCAGACCGCCTGGCATGGTAGTCAAATTGTAGAAGATAGGGGAGGGCCATTAACTCTTGCTAGCTTAGAAGTGCAAAACAGGGTTGAATATGGGAATAAGGAAAAAATGGCACGAACTGGTGGTCCGAAGCTAAGTTCGAGAGGATCTTCTTCCCTCAAGGTGAAACCTAGAGTTTCTTCACTTAATGTCAAACCAGTGAAGACCGTGTTGCCAAAGTCATCTGGGATAAAGAAGACACTTAAGGTAGATGAGGCTCTGTTTTCTGCCAAGTCATTTGAAGAGCTTGGTTTGCCGCCTTTGCTTGTTGACCAATTGAACAAGGAGGGTCTAACTGCGCCAACTGAGGTCCAATCTGCTGCTATTCCTATAATAGCACAAAAGCATGATGTGGTGATCCAGTCATATACTGGCTCAGGGAAAACACTTGCTTATCTTCTCCCAATTCTTTCCGAAATAGGCCCACTGAAGAGGCCTATGGGGCAAGATAATTCTGAGAAAAGGTCAGGTATTGAAGCAGTTATTGTTGCTCCTTCCAGAGAATTAGGAATGCAGATTGTGCGAGAAGTAGAGAAGATTTTGGGTCCTAACGATAAGAGACTTGTCCAGCAACTTGTTGGTGGTGCTAATCGTTCCAGACAAGAAGAAGCAttgaagaagaacaagccaaTCATTGTTGTTGGAACACCTGGTCGCATTTCTGAAATTTCAGCAGCAGGTAAGCTACACACCCATGGTTGCCGCTTCCTTGTACTGGATGAAGTTGACCAGCTTTTGTCCTTTAACTACCGTGAGGATATGCATAGAATTTTGGAGCATGTTGGGAGGAAATCTGGTACCACATCTAGGGATATTCTTGGCCCACTTGCTAGGCGTTCTGAGCGCCAAACTGTCTTGGTTTCTGCAACAATTCCATTTTCAGTTATACGAGCAGCAAGGAGTTGGGGTCATGATCCAGTTCTTGTTAGAGCTAAGAGTGTAGTTCCACTTGACTCAATCACTGTTCCAAGACCCGCTTTATCCCAAACTGATGCTAACTCCAGCTCTCCATCGAACTCAGTGAACCAAGCTGCTGTTGGCAGCTTGCCGCCATCATTGGAACACTACTACTGTACAGCCAAGGCGCAACACAAAGTTGACACCTTACGGAGATGCATCCATGCTCTGGAAGCACAAACAGTGATTGCATTTATGAACAACACAAAGCCACTGAAGGATGTCGTATTTAAGTTGGAGGCCCGTGGTATCAAAGCCACTGAGCTACATGGGGATCTTGGAAAGCTTGCAAGGTCTACAGTCTTGAAAAAGTTCAAGGATGGTGAATACAGAGTTCTGGTTACAAATGAGCTGTCTGCCAGAGGACTAGATGTGCCAGAATGTGACCTTGTGGTTAATCTGGACCTTCCAACTGATTCTACACATTATGCCCACagagctggaagaactggacGTCTTGGGCGGAAAGGGATTGTAGTCACGATATGCGAAGAAAACGAGGCATTTGTTGTAAGGAAAATGCGCAAGCAATTGACTGTGCCCATCAAGCCATGTGAATTCACTGAAGGCGAGCTTGTTGTTCATAAGGAGGAAGATGTGGAATAA
- the LOC112874327 gene encoding F-box/LRR-repeat protein 4, with translation MSAPPSGGCGALINEVLTDDELRAVLTRLGPEAERDAFGLVCRRWLRIQSSERRRLRARAGPDMLRRLAARFPGALELDLSQSPSRSFYPGVIDDDLDVIAGSFRNLRVLALQNCKGISDVGVAKLGDGMPSLQSLDVSRCIKLSDKGLKAVAVGCQRLRQLHITGCRLITDNLLIALSKSCLQLENLGAAGCNSITDAGISALADGCHHIKFLDISKCNKVGDPGVCKIAEVSSSHLVSIKLLDCSKVGDKFIYSLAKCCSNLETLVIGGCRNISDASIQALALACSSSLRSLRMDWCLKITDTSLRSLLSNCKLLVAIDVGCCDQITDVAFQDGEGNGFQCELKVLKISSCVRLTVAGVSSVIKSFKALEYLDVRSCPQVTRDSCEEAGVQFPSACKVNFYGSLLESDPSAERFF, from the exons ATGTCGGCGCCACCgtcgggcggctgcggcgcccTCATCAACGAGGTGCTCACCGACGACGAGCTCCGCGCGGTGCTCACCCGTCTGGGGCCCGAGGCGGAGCGCGACGCCTTCGGGCTCGTTTGCCGCCGATGGCTCCGGATCCAGAGCTCCGAGCGGCGGCgcctgcgcgcgcgcgccggccCGGACATGCtgcgccgcctcgccgcgcgcTTCCCGGGAGCCCTCGAACTCGACCTCTCCCAGTCCCCCTCCCGCTCCTTCTACCCCGGGGTCATCGACGACGACCTCGACGTCATCGCCGGGAGCTTCCGGAACCTGCGTGTCCTCGCGCTGCAGAATTGCAAAG GTATCTCTGATGTTGGAGTTGCCAAATTGGGAGATGGAATGCCATCTCTGCAGTCCCTTGATGTTTCTCGCTGCATAAAGCTGAGTGATAAAGGTTTGAAGGCAGTTGCAGTGGGGTGCCAGAGATTGAGGCAGCTGCATATTACAGGTTGCAGATTAATAACTGATAATTTATTGATTGCCCTATCAAAGAGCTGTCTACAATTGGAAAATCTTGGAGCGGCAGGATGTAACAGCATAACAGATGCCGGTATATCTGCTCTAGCTGATGGCTGCCATCATATAAAATTCCTTGACATAAGTAAATGCAATAAAGTTGGTGATCCTGGAGTCTGTAAAATCGCTGAGGTTTCTTCATCACACTTGGTGTCAATAAAGCTATTGGACTGCAGCAAGGTGGGAGATAAGTTCATCTATTCATTAGCTAAGTGCTGCAGTAACCTAGAGACTCTTGTCATTGGTGGATGTCGGAACATTAGTGATGCATCCATACAAGCTCTTGCTCTTGCCTGCTCCAGCAGCTTAAGGAGCCTGAGAATGGACTGGTGCTTGAAAATAACAGACACGTCATTGCGAAGTCTGCTGTCTAACTGTAAACTTCTTGTGGCGATTGATGTTGGATGCTGTGACCAGATAACCGATGTTGCATTTCAGGACGGGGAAGGAAATGGGTTCCAGTGTGAACTGAAAGTTTTGAAGATCAGCAGCTGTGTTCGGCTCACAGTTGCAGGGGTCAGCAGTGTGATTAAATCCTTCAAGGCTCTTGAGTACCTCGACGTTCGGTCTTGTCCTCAGGTTACAAGGGACAGCTGCGAGGAAGCTGGAGTACAGTTTCCTAGCGCATGTAAGGTGAATTTCTATGGAAGCTTGCTGGAGTCCGATCCATCTGCTGAGAGGTTCTTCTAA